One part of the Eptesicus fuscus isolate TK198812 chromosome 2, DD_ASM_mEF_20220401, whole genome shotgun sequence genome encodes these proteins:
- the ATP5ME gene encoding ATP synthase subunit e, mitochondrial yields MVPPVQVSPLVKFCRYSALFLGVTYGAKRHSYLKPRAEEERRLAAEEKKRQDELKRIERELAEARDDSILK; encoded by the exons ATGGTGCCGCCGGTGCAGGTTTCTCCGCTCGTCAAG TTCTGCCGCTACTCCGCCCTGTTCCTCGGCGTGACCTACGGAGCCAAGCGCCACA GTTACCTGAAGCCTCGGGcggaagaggagaggagactaGCCGCCGAGGAGAAGAAGAGGCAGGATGAGCTGAAACGGATCGAGAGAGAACTGGCAGAAG CCCGTGACGACAGCATCCTGAAGTGA